Proteins found in one Triticum urartu cultivar G1812 chromosome 4, Tu2.1, whole genome shotgun sequence genomic segment:
- the LOC125550359 gene encoding probable sugar phosphate/phosphate translocator At1g48230 → MMISRQLLLTYLYLLIYICLSSGVILFNKWVLSPKYFKFPFPITLTMIHMSFSGVVAFFLVRVFKVVAPVKMTFQIYATSVIPISAFFASSLWFGNTAYLYISVAFIQMLKALMPVATFIMAVLCGTDKLRRDLFLNMVLVSVGVVVSSYGEIHFNVIGTLYQVTGIVAEALRLVLTQVLLQKKGLTLNPITSLYYIAPCSFIFLFGPWYLLEKPEMDISPIQFNYWIFFSNALSAFALNISIFLVIGRTGAVTVRVAGVLKDWILIALSTVIFPESTITSLNIIGYAVALSGVVMYNYLKMKDVTAIQLPIDNTADRATKDKKVVNIYKPDSSIDSIDETVVGGVAVGALATEAAAVDEEAPLIPSSRLSHVTRTQTGGLSSR, encoded by the exons ATGATGATCAGCAGGCAGCTCCTGCTCACCTACCTCTACCTGCTCATCTACATCTGCCTCTCGTCGGGGGTCATCCTCTTCAACAAA TGGGTGCTATCTCCCAAGTACTTCAAATTCCCCTTTCCTATCACTCTCACAATGAttcacatgtcattttctggagTCGTGGCATTCTTCCTAGTCCGTGTTTTCAAG GTTGTTGCACCTGTCAAGATGACTTTCCAAAT ATATGCCACATCTGTAATTCCCATTAGTGCCTTCTTTGCGTCAAGTCTTTG GTTCGGAAATACAGCATACTTATACATTTCAGTGGCCTTCATTCAAATGCTCAAGGCTTTGA TGCCTGTGGCAACATTTATAATGGCCGTTCTATGTGGTACTGACAAATTAAGACGGGACCTTTTCTTGAACATGGTGCTGGTCAGTGTTGGTGTTGTAGTTTCATCATATGGGGAGATTCATTTTAATGTGATAGGAACATTATACCAAGTAACTGGCATTGTTGCGGAAGCCCTCAGGCTGGTCCTGACACAGGTCCTCCTCCAAAAAAAGGGATTAACCCTGAATCCTATTACAAGCCTGTATTACATAGCGCCTTGCAG TTTCATCTTCCTATTTGGTCCATGGTATTTACTGGAAAAGCCAGAAATGGACATCTCTCCAATTCAGTTCAATTATTGGATATTTTTCTCGAATGCACTTTCTGCATTTGCATTAAACATATCCATATTCCTAGTTATTGGAAGAACAGGAGCAGTCACTGTGAGAGTTGCAGGAGTTCTAAAGGACTGGATACTTATTGCCCTCTCGACCGTTATCTTTCCTGAATCTACCATTACAAGCCTCAACATAATTGGATATGCTGTTG CGCTCTCTGGCGTTGTCATGTACAATTATTTGAAGATGAAAGATGTGACAGCAATTCAACTTCCAATTGATAATACTGCTGATAGAGCTACCAAG GATAAGAAGGTTGTCAACATATACAAACCCGACAGTTCCATTGACAGTATCGATGAAACTGTTGTTGGAGGTGTGGCAGTTGGAGCTCTGGCAACAGAAGCTGCAGCTGTTGACGAGGAAGCCCCATTGATCCCTTCATCACGCCTCTCCCATGTAACCCGGACACAAACAGGCGGTCTCAGTAGCAGATGA
- the LOC125550358 gene encoding eukaryotic peptide chain release factor subunit 1-3-like has protein sequence MSDSHETDKNIEMWKIKKLIKGLESARGNGTSMISLIMPPRDQVSRVTKMLGDEYGTASNIKSRVNRQSVLGAITSAQQRLKLYNRVPPNGLVLYTGTIVTDDGKEKKVTIDFEPFKPINASLYLCDNKFHTEALSELLESDDKFGFIIMDGNGTLFGTLSGNTREVLHKFSVDLPKKHGRGGQSALRFARLRMEKRHNYVRKTAELATQFFINPATSQPNVAGLILAGSADFKTELSQSDMFDQRLQCKILNVVDVSYGGESGFNQAIELSAEILANVKFIQEKKLIGKYFEEISQDTGKYVFGVDDTLKALEMGAVETLMVWENLDVNRFVLKHSATGEIIIKHLNKEGEADQSNFRDQSTNAELEVQEKTSLLEWFANEYKKFGCTLEFVTNKSQEGSQFCRGFGGIGGILRYQLDIRSFDDLDDDEGVYEDSD, from the coding sequence ATGTCTGATAGTCATGAAACCGACAAGAACATTGAGATGTGGAAGATTAAGAAGCTGATCAAGGGACTTGAGTCTGCTAGAGGCAATGGCACAAGCATGATCTCTCTGATTATGCCTCCACGCGATCAAGTCTCGCGTGTGACCAAGATGTTGGGTGATGAATATGGTACTGCTTCAAACATAAAGAGTAGAGTCAATCGTCAATCTGTTTTGGGAGCCATCACCTCAGCTCAGCAGAGGCTGAAGCTGTATAACAGGGTTCCCCCAAATGGATTAGTTCTCTACACTGGAACAATTGTTACTGATGATGGCAAGGAAAAGAAGGTTACAATTGATTTTGAGCCATTCAAGCCCATCAATGCGTCCTTGTACCTTTGTGACAACAAATTCCACACTGAAGCCTTGAGTGAGCTCTTGGAATCCGATGACAAGTTTGGCTTCATCATTATGGATGGTAATGGAACTCTTTTTGGCACACTTAGTGGCAATACTCGTGAAGTGCTTCACAAATTCAGTGTGGATCTCCCCAAGAAGCATGGAAGAGGAGGGCAATCTGCTCTGCGTTTTGCTCGCCTTCGGATGGAGAAGCGTCACAATTATGTTCGGAAAACAGCTGAACTTGCTACTCAGTTCTTCATCAACCCAGCTACCAGCCAGCCTAATGTTGCGGGACTAATATTGGCTGGTTCTGCTGATTTTAAAACAGAACTGAGCCAATCTGACATGTTTGATCAGCGCCTTCAGTGCAAAATACTTAATGTGGTTGATGTTTCTTATGGTGGTGAGAGCGGTTTCAACCAGGCCATTGAGTTATCAGCTGAAATTCTAGCAAATGTGAAGTTCATCCAAGAGAAGAAGTTGATCGGGAAGTACTTTGAAGAGATTAGTCAAGATACTGGGAAGTATGTCTTTGGAGTTGATGACACCCTGAAGGCTCTTGAAATGGGTGCTGTTGAAACTTTGATGGTGTGGGAAAACCTTGATGTCAATCGGTTTGTGCTTAAGCACAGTGCAACTGGAGAAATTATCATAAAGCATCTGAACAAAGAAGGTGAAGCCGACCAGAGCAACTTCCGTGATCAATCTACCAATGCTGAGTTAGAAGTCCAGGAGAAGACCTCACTTTTGGAATGGTTTGCTAATGAATACAAAAAGTTTGGGTGCACCCTTGAGTTTGTTACCAATAAATCTCAAGAGGGCTCACAGTTCTGTAGAGGATTTGGTGGCATTGGCGGTATCCTCCGCTATCAGCTGGACATTCGCTCCTTTGATGATCTTGATGACGACGAGGGTGTCTATGAAGACTCTGATTAG